The Moorena producens PAL-8-15-08-1 genomic interval CCATATCAAAGAAGCCCTGATTAATATCAGGCAGATTAGTGTTGTTCAGATGCAGAACCTTTGCCACCACATCGGTTAGATAAGCGATTAGGAGGTTGATACGCTCCTGTTGATTAACTTGCTTCAACTTGTCCAATAATTCACTTTGCTTGGGAGCAATTTTCTCTGATAATTCCATCTGAATGGCGATTTCAGAAAGAAAGGTTGGAATCTTATTACCCGGAAACTGCTGCAAGAATTGGAACCAATTGACTGGAAAAACAGATACCTGTGTTGCTGGCTGAGTTAACAACCCTTCCAATACCTGTAATCCCTGATCTGGGGGGATGGGGCTAATCCCCTGAGCTGTCATCCGTTTTTGGTTTTGATGATCCAGACGCCCTGCCATGCCTACTTCTGCCCACGGTCCCCAGTTGATGCTCAACCCTGGTAAACCTTTTGCCCGTCGATGATGGGCTAGGGCATCCATAAACCCATTAGCCGCAGCATAGTTTCCTTGACCTGGTGAACCCAGTAATGAAGCCATCGAGGAGAAACACACAAAAAAGTCCAACTGCAGATGCTCAGTCAAGGTATGCAGATGCCAAGCCCCTTCTACTTTTGGTGCCATCACTCGGGTAAAGCGCTCCCAACTCATCTGCTGCAGTACCCCATCATCTAATACCCCGGCTCCATGAATCACACCTCGCAATGGTGGATACGATGAGTCAATTTTTGCCAGGATTCTGGCCACATCTTGTTCCTTGGACACATCCCCTGACACTACTAGTACCTCAGCCCCTGACTGTTCTAGCTGATTAATTACTTCCTGAGCTGCAACAGATGGAGCCCTACGCCCCATCAGTACCATATGCCTTGCTCCGATAGATACCATCCACTGAGCTACCCTCAGTCCCAAGGCTCCATTACCCCCAGTAATTAAGTAACTACCTTCCCTTTCCACAGAAACCGGCTTGGCCATTTCGGCTGTGCTCGTTTCTGCCATCGAAATCACCACCTTGCCCATGTGTTTGGTTTGCTGCATGTGGCGGAAAGCCTCAATGGCCTTTTGGATGGGAAATACTTTGTGGGGTAAGGGGTTGAGCTCACCGTGGTCGAATTTCTCCACCAGTGAGCTCAACAAGGTTTGAATTAAATTCGGGTTCCCTTGGGCTACTTCCCCTAAATCAAAGGGATAATACCGTGCATCTGGTCTTTTTTCTTTGACCTGCTTGTGATCCCAGATGCCAATTTTGCCAATTTCAATGAACCGTCCTCCGGTGGCTAAAACCTCAAAGCTCTTGTCAATGAATTCTCCATTGAGGCTGTTGAGGACAATGTCTACCCCCTCTGACTGGGTCAGAGTGTCCACTTCCTCCGCAAAATCTAAGGTACGGGAGTTCATGATGTGTTGCACTCCCTGAGATTTGAGAAATTCCCACTTGGGGGGACTAGCTGTAGCTATAACTTCTGCTCCCGCCATTTGGGCTAACTGCACTGCGGCTTGTCCCACCCCCCCTGCAGCGGAATGAATTAACACTCGATCTCCTGGCTGAATTTGGGCTAGGTGTTCCAAACCGTAGTAGGCGGTCAGAAAGGCTAGGGGAATAGTTGCTGCTTCGGTTGGGCTGATTTGTGACGGTTTGCAAACCACAAACTCCGCTCGAGTCGTGACAAAGCTACTCAAGGCATCAGGAACGATGGTTGCGATCGCGTCATCTCCAACGTTTAAGTGAGATACCTTTTCCCCTACGGCCACAATGGTGCCAGCACACTCAAACCCAAAGGTCAGCTCCTTCGCACTTGTAATACCAAGGTATTCAGCGTAATACTCCTTGAGCAGCCCCAGGGCATTGAGTACATCCCTGAAGTTGAGTCCTACCGCCGTCACTTGAATTTCTACCTCTTCCGGTTCTGGGGCACGACGAGTGATGGGCTTGAGAGTGAGATTGTCTAACAACCCATAGTCCGATAGCTTTAACTGGAAGGGGTGTTCCGCTGGTATCTGTAATTCCTCTTCTTTTGTTGAAATCCCCTGTTGTTGGACTAATCGTGGGACATAACGCACCCCTTGACGATAGGCGATTTGGTCTTCAACATCCTTTGACAAAAGTTCCTTGAATAAACCTTGGGCTGCTTGGGAAACCTCTAGGGTAGGGTCTAGGTCTAAAAGTCGGCACGGCAATTGTGGGTGTTCCAAGGCAATTACCCGACCTAGTCCCCATAGAGGTGCTTGTTGGAATTGTACCGGAGGTGAAGAGTTCCCCACTGACTGGGAGCCTTGGGTCACTAGCCAGAGTCGGGGAAGTGCTGTATTTTGACTTTGTACTATCGCCTGTACTAGATGGAGTACACTACCACATCCCAATTCTTGAGCGTTTTGTAACTCCTGTAATGATGACGGTACTGCTGTGGTTGACGGCAAACTCCACAGATGCACGATTCCTGTTAGGCTCGGCTGAGCCACTAAACTTTCGTTTAGCAGGCGAGCAAAATCTTCAGACTCAGTAGGGTTGAGCTGGTAATGTTGCGGGTTTAACTGCTGGTACTCTGTTCCTGGTGTCACTAGGATACAGTGCTGACCTTGTGTTTGTAAGAATTCTGCGAGATCCTTTCCTATACCTGTCGGTGAAGCAAACAGCAGCCAGCTACCTGATTGTTTTAAATCCAGGGACTCGGGTTGAGATGAAGTCGATTGTGCTTGCCAATGGATTTGATATAACCAATTCTTTAGATCTTGCTCTTGAGTACGTAGTAAAGCTTGGCGAGAAGTACGTAATACCGTTAACCCTTCTACAACAGCTACTACTACTCCTTGTTTATCCCATAAACAAACTTCACCAGTTAAGGTTTGTGGACTAGCTGTTGTTGCATTTATCTCTACTTCAGTCCACAAAGTGTTACTTGTCCGACGATGAAGTTGTAGGCGTTTTATCTTTACTGGCAAGTAAGTATCCTGATTTTCAGTTCCATCCAAGGCGGCTGCTAACACCTGAAAACTAGCATCTAAAAGCACAGGATGGAGTTGGTAGAACGTTGCTTGGTTTACTAAGGTTTCTGGCAACTGAATTTGACCTAGGGCTTTTTCTTCACTGCACCACAGTTGTCGAACGGCTTGGAAACAATCACCGTAATCAATGCCTCTGTCTTTATACTCAAGGTAAAAGTCTTTAGGTGATATCTGTTGATTGTACTCGCCAATAAGAGTTTTTAAGTCTGTTGTTTTTGGTTGTGTGTCTTTATCCCCTGCCAGTAATTTTCCTTGAACGTGTAGAGTCCATTTTACTTCTGATTGCTGAGAACCTACATCTAAACTGAAAATTTGGAAGTTATAGCAAAGCGTTTCTTGTGGAGTTAATACTATCTGAATAGTTTGGAGTTCATCTTCTGGCAGAATCAACGCTTGTTGAATAACAACATCTTCTAGGATTAAATTTTCGG includes:
- a CDS encoding type I polyketide synthase, which gives rise to MNEIEPIAIIGIGCRLPGAKTPEAFWQLLRNGVDAITEVPPERWDIDTFYDPSPATSGKMYTRWGGFVEQVDRFEPSFFGISPREAQRLDPQQRLLLEVVWEALENAAIVPESLARSQTGVFIGISNADYHRLIYKDCSGINAYSGTGTASSVAANRLSYVLNLFGPSVAIDTACSSSLVALHYACGSLLSLESNLCLVGGVNLMLSPEQTITFSQAQMMAADGRCKTFDASADGYVRGEGCGVVVLKRLSDALRDGDNIQAIVRGSAVNQDGLTNGLTAPNGPSQQAVIRQALEKAGVKPAQISYIEAHGTGTSLGDPIEVKSLKAVLMEDREPDQPCWIGSVKTNIGHLEPAAGIAGLIKVVLSLQHGEIPPHLHFNQLNPYIKIKNTPIKIPTSLQKWSAGEKPKMAGVSSFGFGGTNAHVILEEAPSQFKIQNSKFKSEEFIERPSHILTLSAKCEKALQELAQRYQEFLANNSTAAIADICFTANTGRSHFKHRLAVVAESTEKLSQQLKGFETGVDTPGVVRGPVPSKKPPKIVFLFTGQGSQYVDMGRELYKTQPTFRKTLEQCDAILGAYQQKSLLSILYPEPGETSPIDQTAYTQPALFAIEYALFQLWKSWGIEPDVVMGHSVGEYVAACVAGVFSLEDGLKLIAHRGRLMQQLPSGGEMVAVMASYEKVNQLIAPYTEQVAIAAINGPVSTVISGAAEAIGTLLDSLEAEGIKTKQLQVSHAFHSPLMEPMLADFEAVASQMSYNQPRIPLISNVTGAIADESIATASYWVNHVRQPVKFAHSMETLQQLGYDVFLEIGPLPILLGMGKQCLPEELGVWLPSLRPAQEDWQQMLHSLAQLYVQGVKVDWLGFERDYSRSKVVLPTYPWQRQRYWIETDNTLIHKKQFLSNYETLHPLLGQRLRLAGFDQQIRFECLLSSSQPSYLKHHCVFSVPVLPAAAYLEIALAAGNTLFKSENLILEDVVIQQALILPEDELQTIQIVLTPQETLCYNFQIFSLDVGSQQSEVKWTLHVQGKLLAGDKDTQPKTTDLKTLIGEYNQQISPKDFYLEYKDRGIDYGDCFQAVRQLWCSEEKALGQIQLPETLVNQATFYQLHPVLLDASFQVLAAALDGTENQDTYLPVKIKRLQLHRRTSNTLWTEVEINATTASPQTLTGEVCLWDKQGVVVAVVEGLTVLRTSRQALLRTQEQDLKNWLYQIHWQAQSTSSQPESLDLKQSGSWLLFASPTGIGKDLAEFLQTQGQHCILVTPGTEYQQLNPQHYQLNPTESEDFARLLNESLVAQPSLTGIVHLWSLPSTTAVPSSLQELQNAQELGCGSVLHLVQAIVQSQNTALPRLWLVTQGSQSVGNSSPPVQFQQAPLWGLGRVIALEHPQLPCRLLDLDPTLEVSQAAQGLFKELLSKDVEDQIAYRQGVRYVPRLVQQQGISTKEEELQIPAEHPFQLKLSDYGLLDNLTLKPITRRAPEPEEVEIQVTAVGLNFRDVLNALGLLKEYYAEYLGITSAKELTFGFECAGTIVAVGEKVSHLNVGDDAIATIVPDALSSFVTTRAEFVVCKPSQISPTEAATIPLAFLTAYYGLEHLAQIQPGDRVLIHSAAGGVGQAAVQLAQMAGAEVIATASPPKWEFLKSQGVQHIMNSRTLDFAEEVDTLTQSEGVDIVLNSLNGEFIDKSFEVLATGGRFIEIGKIGIWDHKQVKEKRPDARYYPFDLGEVAQGNPNLIQTLLSSLVEKFDHGELNPLPHKVFPIQKAIEAFRHMQQTKHMGKVVISMAETSTAEMAKPVSVEREGSYLITGGNGALGLRVAQWMVSIGARHMVLMGRRAPSVAAQEVINQLEQSGAEVLVVSGDVSKEQDVARILAKIDSSYPPLRGVIHGAGVLDDGVLQQMSWERFTRVMAPKVEGAWHLHTLTEHLQLDFFVCFSSMASLLGSPGQGNYAAANGFMDALAHHRRAKGLPGLSINWGPWAEVGMAGRLDHQNQKRMTAQGISPIPPDQGLQVLEGLLTQPATQVSVFPVNWFQFLQQFPGNKIPTFLSEIAIQMELSEKIAPKQSELLDKLKQVNQQERINLLIAYLTDVVAKVLHLNNTNLPDINQGFFDMGMDSLMAVEFGNRLQSDLGVFLSSTTVFEYSNIKELAVYLDEVIPGDIEEEQSECTSTKQEDNPEKIAWEQVIQLSANELTTSIEEQLAQLETSLKENW